CAAGTACATCTAAGGGTGGGCGTTCGGaaacccattcgggttcggttcggatctaatCGGGTTTCGAGTTTTCGGGTTTAAAGATTTCAgctccattcgggtatttctaaatttcggttcgggttcggttcggatctttgtgggttcggttcgggtctggataacccatttaaattattttaaaaattttaatattcattatatgcttaaaatttgtcaaaatctaaaaaacaaaataatatattacatataaatttgtataatatatgtcaaaatacctaaaaataatatataaattggtttgatttgaatatttggatagaaaatcaatacatatttcaagcattttggtgttttgaatatattttagttattttaaacatttacttttgactatttatgtatattttcaagtattttagacaacttaaaaatatcttatatattttggatgtttgtaatatatattaaatctaaaaaataagtaatatatttaggtatataaatctatttcggttacattcgggtacccgagatacttcggttcgggtcgggttcggttttggttctttagataccaaaattttgaatccgttcggatatttaatcaattgcggttcgggtttggtactactttttcggatcgggttcggttcggttcttcggatccagattttttgcccagccctaagTACATCGCAGTTTTCTCATTGAAtgctaagtctagattagttaaccctaggtaaaaatatacttttatctttttaataaaatttattttggtcatttttctcattgAATGCTATTcatgtgacaaaaacttaaaaattgctATCTTATGGAATTTCTCTAGTTattatctctttaataattccATTTTAAGTTAAACTGTAGATATACTTaatggttgttgtattttaatggatttgaaaatctgaactaaatctagtgttattggttcagtgattttcaaatctgtattaaaatcatgtgttattggtttaatgattcataaattttgtatcaaatcaagtgttattcaatcgtacggatttactaatatatttgattttataatagatttgaatggatttgtttggatttttcagttaaaaatacaaagactcaaatccgaggaaaaacctccggatttgcatatttctaaatcaatcaaaatatataaatcaataacaCCTTATAATGGGAAAATGTTGCTATTAAAACTAGGGAAAactttagaaaaagaaaaatattcttattattttataagaaattgCATTTCCTATctctataataatatttgatatataaatcaGTTTCTTACGTATCGCGCTCACTTTAATTCTCACAAAGTCAATAACATGAGTATctttaatggataaaaaaactAATCCAAGTGCAAGAAACAAATTCTTCAAAACCTTCaccaaatatataataatatagtttttataGAAAACGTAAAAATAGATAtacgtacatatatatatgataaaataaatattaatagttaactactattaatatttaatgatatGATGTAGGGCTGCGACTTCAGGTATTCTGGTTGGTTTTGGGTAAGACTTGTTCAGTTTTGGGATATTGGTTATAGAGAAATTATATCCAAATAGTACTTGGTAgaatttcggtttggattcgGGTCGGTTCCATCCAATTCCAGATCGGTTCGGGTATATAATTTCAAACCcgaaaatattatgttttatctattttttattttattttgtaaaaagaaaaataaattaaaatcatatatatatattaataatatgcaGGTAGTTACAATATTGAAGCAGCCTAGTGGTATTGTACATGTTGTTTGTTACTTTGGCTTTCCAACCCGACCGGGGTCTACACGGATCTAAATCTAGTATTGGTTctaaatgttaatttttttttgaaacaagttCTAAATGTTCtggtcatttttttttggtgtgaaATTTTCATACCAATCGGTTTATATTGTCTTttgtaaaagtaaaataaatttgtCGATTCAAATAAATCAAAGAATGAATGAATTCATCTATACAAATCAATGGAAGTTATCTCTACTAAAACCTAGAAAAGCTTGCTTGCAAATTCATTAGCCTTGACCTGAGAGATTTTAGATTTCTTTGCGAGATCTCTCAGTTCAGACAAGCTTCTCCCTAACTTCAACGCAACTTTTGTCTCAAACACCTGTCCATGCTCTCTCTTCTCTGTCGAGTTCATCGTTTCTTCTAACAGAGAGAAGAATCCCGCAGAGTTTCTATACATCTCAAACACCATTCCCACTTGACCACCATGCTCCAAAGTGTTGACAATAGCAGCCAAAGAAGCACAAGTCATCGCCACAACTCCAGCTAAACCGGAATCTTGACCGATAAAAACAGAGCTCACTGCAGAAACTCCGGTTAAAACCGGTCCAGAGATAGCCAAGAACCGGTTTAGCTTCAACGCCACGTTACCTAATTTCTCATACTCCTCTGCGTCTCTGGTCTTAACCACATGAGCCACTTCTCTCATTTCCATCTCCAGTTCTTGACTCCACCCGTTCGCAAGACCGGTCTTAGggtttctctgtttcttttcaGGCCACCAAGTCGCCGGTTTAAACTCTTCGGGAAACTTCTCGAGCATTTTTCCGATTAGAGGAAGAGGGTAAGCTTTGTCTAGTGCCAACACTCTCTGTATCGCTTCCTTCACATCTTCATCGTAGATTGCCTCGTTTTCTCTAAGAATCATTTCGAGCTCTGTTCTGAGCTTCTTGAACAGCCTCGTGGCGTTCCTCTGTTCTTCAGCGAGCTGCGACGGTTGAATCTTGCTCATCAAGGCACTGATACTTGTGGCAGAAGCTAACAAAACCGTCGAAGCTATCTTCACGGCCGTTACAGAGTCTCCTCCGTGAACATTAACAGAGGCTATTCCAGCCATCAAAGCGGCGGTGAGGGTGATCATGTTGACGGAATTGAGCAACAAAGAGTTCCAATTGTTCCGCTGATCTCCGATGTTCTTGTGCATCTCGATCCTATCCATAACTGCTTCAAGAACCGCATTGAGGCGTGCCCTTTGGATAGAATCAGAGTCTCTCCTCTGTTTCAACGGAAGAGGAAGGGTTTCCATGAACCCATCCACCTCAAAGCTCGGTTCTTTAACCGACAAAGTCGGTATCTTCGGAACAGAGACGTTAAATTTCGGCAGTTTCGGGATGGAGACGGCAGCTTTAGGTCTCATGCAGGAAGAGGAAGACGAAAGAACTAATCTTGAAACCTGCAATGAAGCCATTGGTGTGTGTATACAAGAACTAAACCGGTTCTTGATTCGTTTTGTTACGTTGGTTTCTTGACTTTTTCTGAAGTTTTGTAATTATGTTTGATGAAGGAGATGATGATGGTAGctgtaaatatatatagttgtttGCTGATAGGCAGAGCATACAATAAGaatagaaaattaaatgaaTTGAATTGACCAAATAGAgaattaaaattgaattttgaCCAAAGACCAATTATTCTCAGGCGTTGATAGATTCTCCTGTGGCGGTTTTGGTCTAAACCGGAAGCCTCCCAATTTTACCCGCCATCATCCTCGTAGAACGAGTCTTTAATACTACTATTAAACCGAGATCAATAGATTCTCGTGTGGCGGTTTAGATCTAAACCGGATGCCTCCTAATTTTACCCGTCATCTTCGTAGAACGAGTCTTTAAAACTACTATTAAACCGAGATCAATAGATTCTCTTGTGGCGGTTTTGATCTAAACCGGATGCCTCCCAATTTTAACCGACATCTTGGTAGAACGAGTCTTTAATACTATTAAACCGAGATCAACCGGATCGGGTTGCTTGATTGTATCAGTTTGTGAGGATTGAACCGGTTCGGTTTTGTGTTATTGAAGTGTTGTAGATATTTTAACCAGGCACTGTACACTCTATAGAGAGAATCAGAAGAGGAAGAATCCAAGAAATGGGATCTCCAGCGAAGAAGACGACTCTGCAACGATACTTGTCACAACTTCAGCAACATCCTCTTAGGACAAAGGTTCGATCTTTGGTTTCCTCttatacttcttcttctttgtgaatGATATGGTTGAGCCGTTGAGATGTAGTTTTATTTctttgaaattagggtttagtcTGATCGATTGAGAGTTGGTTATGTTGTTTTCGATTGAAAGTTTGTGTCTTTGAACCAGACCCAGTTTCAAAATCCGGTTATCTGAGTGAATTCAATAGCTCGTTAACTTTTTTTCTCTAATGAATTTAGGTTTTGTCTTGAAGTGAGTTATGTAGTAATATAAGTATGTGTTATGAGGTTGGTGCCAATGTGTCTGTACTTTGCAGGCGATTACTGCTGGAGTTTTGTCCGGTGTGAGTGATGTTGTTTCACAAAAACTCTCTGGGATACAGAAGATTCAGCTGAGAAGGGTTCTTCTCAAAATGGtaaaaagcttgaatctttctCTCATCAATAACCCTATTTTCAAACCAAACCTAGCTTCGTTTGAGTTCTGTCGTCTTCTCCAATAGATATTTGCAGGGGGGTTTCTCGGACCAGTAGGGCATTTCTTTCATACAACTCTAGATAAGATTTTTCAAGGGAAGAAGGACACAAAGACGGTCGCAAAGAAGGTTAATGTCCAATAATGTTTCAATGATTTCGTTTATGCTAAATGTAAAACGTTTGGTTTTGGTAGGTAATCGTGGAACAACTGACATTATCACCATTGAACCATTTGCTTTTCATGATCTATTATGGAGTAGTCATTGAAAGTAAGTTCCTTTTCTATCACTCCATTTGTAAAACCATCTTGTGGATGGTGTCAAGAGTTGTGATATACGGTTCTGTTGAATGAAACAGGAACTCCTTGGAATCTTGTTAGAGACAGGATCAAGAAGACTTACCCAACAGTCCAGCTTACAGCATGGACAGTAAGTGATAGAAAGTGTTGTGTCTATTATCTCAATGTGTTGGAAGTGTTACATATTTAATGTCTACTGATTTGATTTAATCACAGTTTTTCCCCATTGTGGGATGGGTAAACTACAAGTATGTGCCACTGCACTTCCGGGTCATATTGCACAGCCTCGTCGCATTCTTCTGGTAAGACAATGACTCATATTTGCTGCAGCCTCCACAAACCAAAACTTAAAGCTCAACattcttcttgttttgttttttttttcaggggAATCTTCCTGACCCTGCGAGCAAGGTCAATGACACTAGCTTTGGCAAAGGCTAAGTGATCAGGGAAACACATCAAGCAAGAACTAGCTATGATCTTTGTTTTTTCTGTAAGTTAAAGCATGTctaaaaagtaaattaaaaagGGTGAAAACGAATAAGAATCTGTATTAAGATGATAACAAtggttttttaaattattacaaacATTTCGGATTGTTCAAACACACATTcagaaacatataaataaatggtAATAAAAGAAGAGATCCTTGTTTTAAGTAGCTTTGGCGAATCCAACTCTTGTTTTCCCATAATCAAACACAGTATGGTATGGTCCCATGAAGATGTCACCCAAGATCCTGCATTTTTGCAAaattacaaagaaaacaaattaatgTTAACAGATTAGAGTTGTTTGGTCATAGTAGATTAGTTTTTGGAAATGAGAATTACCAGAGGGGTCCACGAGGTGGAGGTATATCCATGGCGGTGAAACCACTGGTGCACTGAGCCTGAACTCCATCCCCAATCTTGAATATGTACTGACCCAAGAAAAGATTGAAAGTGATGAGAagtgccttttttttttaattaatagaaattttataaatcaatcCGAAAACCGGGAATTAGGATCCATTTATAAACCGACTCGAACAAACATCTTCAGAATGAGAAGTCTTACATCTTGGGGTGAGAGATCAAAGGGTTTCCCACCAATTGTGAATGTGACTATTGGCATTGAAGAAACCCTCTCACAGTCTACTGCTGATtgttggtttggatttggtatatGGTCACAAAGCTACAAAAAAATTCACagagttttgagtttttttttttcaaatgtttgTCCGTCCAAAACAAGTCTTCAAGACTCACCTCGGCAGCATAAGCGAGTATGCGTTCTTGTGTTTGATTCTGAGACAATTCACTCTGCATCCACACAGATGCCATTTCACAAGCGCTGCACATGGCTTCGTTTAGAAGACTCGATACTCCATCTTCTACAACTGACTTAATCCCCATACTGCATACAGAACATGAATCAGTTTGAGTTTGCTAACTAATGTTCTAGAGACATCTCTTTTTTCTCATGGACTATGTAAGTACTGACCTCACACTGTGTGTACCATCAAAACCGCAAAGTCCTATCTGAGAGCATACCTTCCTCGGATCCACCTGAGAGACAAGGGAGTCCAACATGGTTTGTCCATATTGACCTATTACAGTTTTGCACTCTTGGCTTGCGATTCCTACTGCTCCAATGGCATGATTGATCATTGTGATGACAGTCTATTCGTCAcagaaaaaataacaaaaaactaTTCAGCATGTTTTTTATAGTGAATAAACTACAAAACCCTCTCAGCTCCTCTTACCGATGGACCAGTGAGAAGAGAAGTTCCGGAATCAGCAATGGCAGAACAACCGTTAGCACAATATCCTGAATGACATAGATGCACAGATTGCGTCAACTTAAAGACTCAATCCATTTGTGAGACTGAAACTGTAATATCCCGGTTTGTGGTATATAAGCATGGGAGGTTCATTAGCCACGGGGTGTTATTGAAACATTTCAAGAAGCTTTAACTTACCGGTTGGTTTGCCAGCAATGTTGAGATCACCCATGTCGAATTGCCAGTAACCTTTACGTGTCACTGGAACATAAGTGTGCTCTCCTTTGAAGTGCTTAGGGTCAACTCCACCGAAAACAATCTGACCACCTTCTGGATCTTCCGGGTTACGGTTAAGCCAAAAGGAAAAAATAGGTTCCTTAACCAGACCTTTCTCTACCATGTTATACCTATTTATGATATATAACATATTCACATCATATAATCATTCATAATCAAatgaataaagaaaagaaagtgTTTTTCATACCAAACTGGAGTTGAGTTTCCTACAGCGATCTCTTTGAAACCCAACCCTAGGATACCATCAAACTTGGCTAGCAAGAATGTAATACCAGGCTCACTAGTAGCCTCTATGAACTCCTGTGGTAATATAGAAATAGCAATAAgatatgtaaacaaaaacaaaacaagattaTTCTGAGATATGAAAGCTGTTGAGTAGGGTTTTTACCTGATCCTTGATAACAAGACCACCAACTTTAACATCATCATTGCTAAAGTAACCAGAAATAGCACCTGTCCCATAGCGGATTGACGCAGGCTTTCCtgtaaatgtaaaataattttagtgCCAAAAACTATATGTTGTCAAATGAATATTATTGTTAAAAAGCTCAAGGATCAAGTAACCAACCGTTCCTTTTGTACGTGGATGAGTCCCTAGCCTTGTACTTTGAATGAAAATAACAAGCAATCTAAATAAAAGTGTTATGTTTTCATACATTGAGATAAAGAAGACAATAGGatataaaacattttagtaTGGATTCCTAAGAACAAGTAATTAGCGTACCGAGAAGTAGCAATTACTCGATGGTACCCAGAGATTGGAGCTTCCAGTATCAAAGATTGCTGTAAACTTTTGAGGTGGAGTACCAATGGTAATCTCACCATAATATTGAGCATCCAAATAGTTTTTCAGTGGAACAATGTCTGAATTCGCATCGTTCAGGCGAAAATAATCTTTGGGAGACCAAGATCCTCGGTTTTTCAAGAATAGCTGAGAAGCTAGCCTGTTGGCCCTGTCTAGTTTCCTCTTTTTCAATCCAATTCTAAGCGTTCCATCGCCTTTTTGCTCAGATGATGAAGCCGCGGATATAAAGATTAAACATGAAAGCAAGAACGCTAGCAAGGACTGGAACCGAGTTCCCATTTTAACCTGTCATCATATAACAATATCACATACAACTTTAGTTGTTACTGTTTTAATAATGAAAGAAACACATGTGCAACAATAAAAGTCTAGTTCTTCTAAATCAGACCATTATGGGTCTTACTCAGACGATCTTGTACACCTTAGAAACGATATACTAATCCGAGTTTCTCAACAAAAGATCAAAGATTCAAGACTGGTTAATTACAGGACCAGAACACAGGCCCTTGGACTTCTAACatatttacaaattaaggtAGAAACAGAAGATCTTAAAGATGTTAAAGGAGTTAATAAACTGAAACTGTTTTGTTCATCACTGCAGCATAATTTGTTACCAATCACAGATGTAAAAAATTGTTGTTACTACATACCAAGAATCAAGCAGATTTTCACTAAGTTTCTGATTTACCAACTTTAATATTGTTGATTAAGGTATCTCTCAAGTTTCAAGccaataaaaatgtaaattaattttaagctTTTTTACATTTCAGTTTTCAAAAACAGAAAGAAATTGATGAATAATCTGATAGTCCCTGAAATTTTTGGACAAAAGTAAGAAATCTGGAAAACAGAGAAGAAGTGAAACAACACTCACCGAGAACGATAGTACCGATTCTGAAACCTtaagaggatgaagaagaaaactCGAGTGCAAGAAGACTGGTGGAGAGACTCTTTATATTTATAACGTAATTGACTTGAAAGAGAAACTAGAGAAACAAGAATGCAATATTTACTAGTATCAATCCATTCGGTATCAATTAATGGATACTTGTTGCTTCCAAATGTAACGATATGAAGGaattaattaaaagtaaaattaattgTGTATTACATTTATAAGCAAGCGTCACGTTAATCAAACCATGTTTGGGTTGCGTGGGCCTATAGACAGATCAGCAAAATTTGCTTCTTTTAAACAACAAAGAGCATTTTCACTTTAGTATGACCACCGTTGTACTAtcttattttcattttgatcCCAAATATTgtcataaattatgtaaagtaAAAGCTTATAACATTTTGCATAAACTTTTGTAGAGCAATTTTTGCACAATATATGGGATGCTTCAAGTAACGTTTGTCATGTTCTAGGGTTTTATATGTTAGTTACGTCTATTTTCCAATGTCATTGTGTTTTAAGTGTGCAAGGAAGAACTTTATAG
The nucleotide sequence above comes from Brassica napus cultivar Da-Ae chromosome A9, Da-Ae, whole genome shotgun sequence. Encoded proteins:
- the LOC106374909 gene encoding probable F-box protein At4g22030, giving the protein MASLQVSRLVLSSSSSCMRPKAAVSIPKLPKFNVSVPKIPTLSVKEPSFEVDGFMETLPLPLKQRRDSDSIQRARLNAVLEAVMDRIEMHKNIGDQRNNWNSLLLNSVNMITLTAALMAGIASVNVHGGDSVTAVKIASTVLLASATSISALMSKIQPSQLAEEQRNATRLFKKLRTELEMILRENEAIYDEDVKEAIQRVLALDKAYPLPLIGKMLEKFPEEFKPATWWPEKKQRNPKTGLANGWSQELEMEMREVAHVVKTRDAEEYEKLGNVALKLNRFLAISGPVLTGVSAVSSVFIGQDSGLAGVVAMTCASLAAIVNTLEHGGQVGMVFEMYRNSAGFFSLLEETMNSTEKREHGQVFETKVALKLGRSLSELRDLAKKSKISQVKANEFASKLF
- the LOC106376997 gene encoding peroxisomal membrane protein PMP22; translated protein: MGSPAKKTTLQRYLSQLQQHPLRTKAITAGVLSGVSDVVSQKLSGIQKIQLRRVLLKMIFAGGFLGPVGHFFHTTLDKIFQGKKDTKTVAKKVIVEQLTLSPLNHLLFMIYYGVVIERTPWNLVRDRIKKTYPTVQLTAWTFFPIVGWVNYKYVPLHFRVILHSLVAFFWGIFLTLRARSMTLALAKAK
- the LOC106376996 gene encoding aspartic proteinase A3 codes for the protein MGTRFQSLLAFLLSCLIFISAASSSEQKGDGTLRIGLKKRKLDRANRLASQLFLKNRGSWSPKDYFRLNDANSDIVPLKNYLDAQYYGEITIGTPPQKFTAIFDTGSSNLWVPSSNCYFSIACYFHSKYKARDSSTYKRNGKPASIRYGTGAISGYFSNDDVKVGGLVIKDQEFIEATSEPGITFLLAKFDGILGLGFKEIAVGNSTPVWYNMVEKGLVKEPIFSFWLNRNPEDPEGGQIVFGGVDPKHFKGEHTYVPVTRKGYWQFDMGDLNIAGKPTGYCANGCSAIADSGTSLLTGPSTVITMINHAIGAVGIASQECKTVIGQYGQTMLDSLVSQVDPRKVCSQIGLCGFDGTHSVSMGIKSVVEDGVSSLLNEAMCSACEMASVWMQSELSQNQTQERILAYAAELCDHIPNPNQQSAVDCERVSSMPIVTFTIGGKPFDLSPQDYIFKIGDGVQAQCTSGFTAMDIPPPRGPLWILGDIFMGPYHTVFDYGKTRVGFAKAT